Proteins from a single region of Corynebacterium casei LMG S-19264:
- a CDS encoding ABC transporter permease, with amino-acid sequence MPNIDRNTDPQDLGEEILVSQGRRGQDHYIAETDETGLGAVDAVKDESAPSSQWAEAWRYLRKRPLFWVASFMILVALLLALFPSLFTSVDPRACTLANSLNPSEEGHIFGFDRQGCDIYSRVIYGARASVLVGVLTTALVTVVGALVGSIAGFFGGWADTILSRITDIFFAIPLVLAAIVVMQMFKEYRTILTVVLVLGLFGWVNIARITRGAVMSIKNEEFVQAARSVGASKWRILFSHALPNAAAPIISYATVALGTFIVAEATLSFLGIGLPPTIVSWGGDISQAQASLRQEPMVLFYPAGALALTVLSFIMMGDVVRDALDPKARKR; translated from the coding sequence ATGCCTAATATCGATCGCAATACAGACCCCCAGGATCTCGGCGAAGAAATCTTGGTTTCCCAGGGCCGTCGCGGCCAGGACCACTACATCGCCGAAACTGATGAAACCGGTTTGGGTGCAGTGGACGCCGTTAAGGACGAGTCCGCACCATCCTCGCAGTGGGCTGAGGCTTGGCGCTACCTGCGCAAGCGTCCGCTCTTCTGGGTTGCTTCCTTCATGATTTTGGTTGCCCTTTTGCTGGCGCTGTTCCCATCACTGTTTACTTCTGTCGATCCACGCGCTTGTACGCTGGCCAACTCACTGAATCCTTCTGAGGAAGGACACATCTTCGGCTTTGACCGCCAGGGCTGTGACATCTACTCCCGCGTTATCTACGGTGCACGTGCATCCGTTCTCGTGGGTGTTCTCACCACTGCTTTGGTCACCGTTGTTGGCGCCCTGGTTGGCTCCATCGCTGGCTTCTTTGGCGGCTGGGCTGACACCATCTTGTCCCGTATTACTGATATCTTCTTCGCAATTCCACTGGTTCTTGCAGCAATCGTGGTTATGCAGATGTTCAAGGAATACCGCACCATCCTCACCGTGGTTCTGGTTCTCGGTCTCTTCGGCTGGGTTAACATTGCCCGTATTACGCGTGGTGCCGTGATGTCCATTAAAAACGAGGAATTCGTTCAGGCAGCACGTTCTGTTGGTGCATCGAAGTGGCGCATTCTGTTCAGCCACGCCCTGCCTAACGCTGCAGCCCCAATCATCTCCTACGCAACGGTGGCACTTGGTACGTTCATCGTGGCTGAGGCAACGCTGTCGTTCCTTGGTATTGGTCTTCCGCCAACCATTGTTTCGTGGGGTGGAGATATTTCTCAGGCACAGGCATCACTGCGCCAGGAACCAATGGTTCTGTTCTACCCAGCAGGTGCCCTAGCACTGACCGTATTGAGCTTTATCATGATGGGTGACGTTGTCCGTGACGCGCTCGATCCAAAGGCAAGGAAGCGATAA
- a CDS encoding ABC transporter permease — translation MLRYIGRRVLQMIPVFFGATLLIYALVFLMPGDPVEALGGDRGLTEAARARIEAEYNLDKPFIIQYLLYVKGILTLDFGTTFSGVPVTEVMQNVFPVTLKLAFMAIVFETIFGIAFGVFSGIRRGGFFDSTVLVVSLLVIAVPSFVTGFVFQYIVGIRWDLLPVTVGRDESFQSLLMPAIVLGALSCAYIIRLTRQSVSENMRADYVRTARAKGLSGGQVMNRHVLRNSLIPVATFIGADLGSLMTGAIVTEGIFGINGVGGTLYQAILRGEPTTIVSFTTVLVVIYIVANLLVDLLYAVLDPRIRYA, via the coding sequence ATGTTGCGCTACATTGGGCGACGAGTGCTCCAGATGATTCCGGTGTTCTTCGGAGCGACCCTGCTCATCTACGCGCTTGTCTTCCTCATGCCTGGTGATCCGGTAGAGGCACTGGGCGGTGACCGCGGCTTGACCGAAGCCGCGCGTGCACGCATTGAGGCTGAATATAACCTGGACAAGCCATTCATTATTCAGTACCTGCTGTATGTCAAGGGCATTTTGACCCTGGACTTTGGCACCACCTTCTCCGGCGTGCCGGTTACAGAGGTAATGCAGAATGTCTTCCCAGTAACTCTGAAGCTGGCCTTCATGGCTATTGTCTTCGAGACCATCTTCGGTATCGCCTTCGGCGTATTCTCCGGCATCCGCCGCGGTGGCTTCTTCGACTCCACCGTTCTGGTTGTCTCCCTGCTGGTTATTGCAGTTCCTTCCTTCGTTACCGGCTTCGTCTTCCAATACATCGTCGGTATTCGCTGGGACTTGCTACCGGTGACAGTCGGTAGAGATGAATCATTCCAATCACTGCTCATGCCAGCAATCGTGCTGGGCGCGCTCTCCTGTGCATACATCATCCGTCTGACGCGACAGTCCGTCAGTGAGAACATGCGCGCGGACTACGTACGTACTGCACGCGCAAAGGGCTTGTCAGGCGGCCAGGTGATGAACCGCCACGTGCTGCGTAACTCGCTGATTCCCGTTGCTACCTTCATCGGCGCCGACCTCGGCTCCCTGATGACTGGCGCCATTGTTACTGAGGGCATCTTCGGTATCAACGGTGTCGGTGGCACGCTCTACCAAGCAATTCTGCGCGGTGAGCCAACCACCATCGTGTCCTTTACCACCGTCCTCGTAGTTATCTACATTGTGGCCAACCTGCTGGTTGACCTTCTCTACGCGGTACTCGACCCAAGGATTCGCTATGCCTAA
- a CDS encoding peptide ABC transporter substrate-binding protein, with translation MTIKKTIALLAAASTSLALVACSDSSSSDDSAASDGGASSGGDNYILTIGTEPQNPLVPANTNETGGGKIVDSIFSGLVGYDAEGETYNEVAESIEPNDDNTEFTITLKDWKFTDGTDVTANSFVDAWNYAVANAQLGAYFFEPIKGYAEEGVEELEGLEVIDDKTFKVTMNNPTADFPQRLGYSAFSPLPEVAFEDMDAFGENPVGNGPYMLEEWNHNSNALLVPNPDYAGDNAAQNDGLDIIFYPSQDAAYADLLSGNLDVLDKIPDSAFSVYESDLGDRAVNQPSAVFQSFTIGENLEHFGGEEGVLRRQALSHAINREEITETIFQNTRTPASDFTSPVVAGFSEDVPGNEVLEYDPEKAKELWAQADEMNEWSSPEFAIAYDSDGGHQAWVDAAANSIKNTLEIEAIGAPYPDFKSLRDEVTNRTIETAFRTGWQADYPGMGNFLAAMYGTGAGSNDGDYSNPDFDAKIREADAADSPEEAAERFKEAQTILFEDLPAIPLWYSNVTAGYSENVDNVVFGWDSVPIFTDITKN, from the coding sequence ATGACGATCAAGAAGACGATCGCGCTGCTTGCTGCAGCCTCAACCTCGCTCGCCCTCGTGGCCTGCTCCGACTCCTCATCTTCCGATGATTCCGCTGCATCCGACGGCGGTGCATCGTCCGGCGGTGACAACTACATCCTGACTATCGGCACCGAGCCCCAGAACCCGCTGGTTCCTGCCAACACCAACGAAACTGGCGGCGGCAAGATCGTTGACTCGATCTTCTCCGGCCTAGTTGGCTACGACGCTGAGGGTGAGACCTACAACGAAGTTGCAGAGTCCATCGAACCAAACGACGATAACACCGAATTCACCATCACCCTGAAGGACTGGAAGTTCACCGACGGCACTGACGTCACCGCGAACTCCTTCGTTGATGCATGGAACTACGCTGTTGCTAACGCACAGCTCGGTGCTTACTTCTTCGAGCCAATCAAGGGCTATGCAGAAGAAGGCGTGGAAGAGCTTGAGGGTCTTGAGGTTATTGATGACAAGACCTTCAAGGTAACCATGAACAACCCAACCGCTGACTTCCCTCAGCGCTTGGGCTACTCCGCGTTCTCCCCACTTCCAGAGGTTGCTTTCGAAGACATGGACGCCTTCGGCGAGAACCCAGTGGGCAACGGCCCATACATGCTCGAAGAGTGGAACCACAATTCCAACGCATTGCTGGTACCAAACCCTGACTATGCTGGCGACAACGCTGCACAAAACGATGGCCTAGACATCATCTTCTACCCATCCCAGGATGCAGCTTATGCTGACCTGCTTTCCGGCAACCTGGACGTTCTGGACAAGATTCCAGACTCCGCGTTCTCTGTCTACGAGTCTGACCTGGGCGACCGTGCAGTCAACCAGCCTTCCGCTGTCTTCCAATCCTTCACCATTGGTGAGAACCTAGAGCACTTCGGTGGCGAGGAAGGCGTTCTGCGCCGCCAGGCACTGTCCCACGCCATCAACCGTGAAGAGATCACTGAGACCATCTTCCAGAACACCCGCACCCCTGCTTCTGACTTCACCTCTCCAGTTGTAGCTGGCTTCTCTGAGGACGTACCAGGCAACGAGGTTCTTGAATACGACCCAGAAAAGGCTAAGGAACTCTGGGCACAGGCTGATGAAATGAACGAGTGGTCCTCTCCAGAGTTCGCAATTGCGTACGACTCTGACGGCGGCCACCAGGCATGGGTTGATGCAGCTGCAAACTCCATCAAGAACACCCTGGAAATCGAAGCAATCGGCGCTCCTTACCCAGACTTCAAGTCCCTGCGTGATGAGGTCACCAACCGCACCATCGAAACCGCATTCCGTACCGGCTGGCAGGCTGACTACCCAGGTATGGGTAACTTCCTGGCCGCAATGTACGGCACCGGCGCTGGTTCCAACGATGGTGACTACTCCAACCCAGACTTCGACGCGAAGATCCGCGAGGCTGACGCAGCTGACTCCCCTGAGGAAGCAGCAGAGCGCTTCAAGGAAGCTCAGACCATCCTGTTCGAAGACCTTCCAGCTATCCCACTGTGGTACTCCAACGTGACCGCTGGCTACTCTGAGAACGTTGACAACGTGGTCTTCGGCTGGGACTCCGTTCCAATCTTCACCGATATCACCAAGAACTAA
- a CDS encoding alpha/beta fold hydrolase produces the protein MPSKPLSPSVVELKGDFEHEFVHTHGIRLHVVTAGENGNPLIVLIHGTFGGWFEYRDVIAPLAQKGFRVAAVDLRGFGMSDKPPAGLGQDIRTLTGDISGVIQALGYDKAIVVGNDTGASLAWSVAIDKPERVAGVVSISGAYPVDFRRSMAARPWDFLYLLISSIWCRLPVRKVPQRFYKAELSNNTSSKFRKNDVLRFEENLRLRQSAAQIGNVQRGTIHNHRLLTSSVPLRWMERRVESPVLFLYSGQRLWLPVIRRAKARVASAFTEQTIEKAKNMPHIENSSGFIEAISSWIRLTP, from the coding sequence TTGCCGTCTAAGCCCCTCTCCCCGTCCGTGGTTGAACTCAAAGGCGATTTTGAACATGAGTTTGTCCATACCCACGGCATTCGCCTGCACGTGGTGACCGCGGGCGAAAATGGTAATCCACTGATTGTTCTTATTCACGGCACTTTTGGTGGCTGGTTCGAATACCGCGATGTCATTGCACCACTTGCTCAGAAGGGCTTTCGAGTGGCCGCTGTAGACCTGCGTGGATTTGGCATGTCGGATAAACCACCAGCAGGACTAGGGCAAGACATCCGCACTCTCACCGGGGATATCTCCGGCGTCATCCAGGCGCTCGGCTATGACAAAGCCATTGTGGTGGGCAATGACACCGGCGCTTCGCTGGCCTGGTCAGTGGCTATTGATAAACCGGAGCGCGTTGCCGGAGTCGTGAGTATTTCCGGGGCCTACCCCGTTGATTTCCGCCGCAGCATGGCCGCCCGCCCCTGGGATTTCCTGTATTTGTTGATCAGCTCCATTTGGTGCCGCCTGCCTGTGCGTAAAGTTCCGCAGCGATTCTACAAAGCCGAGCTAAGCAACAACACCTCATCAAAGTTCCGGAAAAACGACGTGCTGCGCTTTGAAGAGAATCTCCGTCTGCGTCAATCCGCGGCGCAGATTGGCAACGTTCAACGCGGAACTATCCACAACCACCGGCTTCTAACTTCAAGCGTTCCTCTTCGCTGGATGGAGAGACGGGTCGAATCACCGGTGCTGTTTTTGTACTCAGGACAGCGTCTGTGGTTGCCCGTTATTCGCCGGGCAAAGGCACGGGTAGCCTCTGCATTTACCGAGCAGACAATAGAAAAAGCCAAGAACATGCCCCACATTGAGAACTCTTCTGGGTTCATTGAGGCCATTTCTAGTTGGATACGTCTCACCCCTTAA
- a CDS encoding phage holin family protein: protein MSKDGLYTDGAESFGPKVNSIPLSDVDTSKPGETSIGTLVSNATEQISTLVRSEIELAKTELAASAKKGGIGAGLFGVAGVIALYSSFFFFFFLAELLTHLWFDRWAAYLIVFLLMIVIAGVLAAIGFSQVKKVKKPEKTIESVGELKHLVPGKATNAVEKRNKGLYT from the coding sequence GTGAGCAAAGACGGACTCTACACCGATGGTGCCGAGAGCTTCGGCCCAAAGGTCAACTCCATTCCGCTATCGGATGTTGACACCAGCAAGCCGGGTGAGACTTCTATCGGAACGCTAGTTTCTAACGCAACCGAGCAGATTTCCACCTTGGTTCGCTCCGAGATTGAGCTGGCAAAGACTGAGCTAGCTGCATCCGCCAAGAAGGGCGGCATTGGTGCCGGCCTGTTCGGCGTTGCCGGTGTTATCGCGCTGTACAGCTCTTTCTTCTTTTTCTTCTTCCTCGCGGAGCTACTCACCCACCTGTGGTTCGACCGCTGGGCTGCTTACCTGATTGTCTTCCTTCTCATGATCGTCATCGCCGGCGTCTTGGCAGCAATCGGCTTTAGCCAAGTCAAGAAGGTTAAGAAACCCGAGAAGACGATTGAATCTGTCGGTGAGCTCAAGCACTTGGTTCCAGGTAAGGCAACCAATGCTGTGGAAAAGCGCAACAAGGGTCTTTACACCTAA
- a CDS encoding HAD family hydrolase: MSTHDHLPAKNGRIAAFFDLDKTIIATSSAFAFGKEFMNNGLITPADALQMTLAKASYMMAGQTSEQMDATRDQLAAMVTGWSVEEVENIARETMHTVVTPAIYHEARELIKFHQAAGHEVVIISASEATLVRLIAEELGVEHVVATELETVDGRFTGGIVHYLKGHAKADAVAKIGQTENINLAESFAYSDSATDIPMLELVGNPVAVNPDRAMKKAALENGWDIRTFRDPVPLFTMPGAKEVGIGASVVAGVAALVVAGIWLFQRPPLEPRKAHKTPDFLSWAHTPLAG, from the coding sequence ATGAGCACACATGATCATCTACCAGCGAAGAACGGCCGTATCGCGGCATTCTTCGATCTGGACAAGACGATCATTGCCACCTCATCTGCCTTTGCATTTGGCAAAGAATTCATGAACAACGGGCTTATTACTCCTGCCGATGCATTGCAGATGACTTTGGCTAAGGCCAGCTACATGATGGCGGGCCAGACTTCGGAACAGATGGATGCCACGCGCGACCAATTGGCGGCGATGGTTACTGGCTGGTCTGTGGAAGAAGTAGAAAACATCGCGCGTGAAACCATGCATACCGTGGTTACTCCGGCGATTTACCATGAGGCCCGTGAGCTCATTAAGTTCCACCAGGCCGCTGGCCATGAAGTTGTGATTATCTCCGCTTCTGAAGCAACACTCGTTCGTCTTATCGCTGAAGAACTCGGCGTGGAGCACGTTGTGGCTACTGAACTTGAAACCGTGGATGGCCGCTTTACCGGCGGTATTGTCCACTACCTCAAAGGCCATGCCAAAGCTGATGCCGTGGCGAAGATTGGACAGACTGAGAACATTAACTTGGCTGAAAGCTTTGCCTACTCGGATTCTGCTACCGATATTCCAATGTTGGAATTGGTGGGCAACCCTGTTGCCGTGAATCCTGACCGCGCCATGAAGAAGGCCGCGCTGGAAAACGGTTGGGATATCCGCACATTCCGCGATCCTGTTCCTCTATTTACTATGCCTGGTGCGAAGGAAGTAGGCATTGGCGCTTCCGTTGTAGCTGGCGTTGCGGCTTTGGTGGTAGCCGGCATCTGGTTGTTTCAGCGTCCACCGCTGGAGCCACGCAAAGCCCATAAGACCCCAGACTTCTTGTCCTGGGCTCACACGCCGCTAGCCGGATAG